In Augochlora pura isolate Apur16 chromosome 3, APUR_v2.2.1, whole genome shotgun sequence, the sequence ctAATTTATACCTCTTGCAATAAACTTTCAAAATTCTTCTCTTGTCGAAAAGTCTACAATCTCCGCCAACGAacctatagaaaaattgtttggccCTGTAATGCccgaaaaatgtaatttcgagCTGAAAGAGTTCGCGgagcacggcgcggcgcggttaaAGAGACCGAAAAGCCGAGGCGGTTCTTTGACAGGCCGGCCTTGAATCGAGCCCGTGGTGTTTCGAGCCCGTTGGTTAACCGTTTCCACGGGGGGAACCGTAGCATTATAGCACGGCCGCGAGCTGGCGTCGGCTCACGCtgcgaaggagagagagagagagctgtgAATTTCGACAGCTTCGCGTGGAAGGGAAGAcgcgagagaagagaagaacgGCTCTTCTCCCCCTACCACCGGTGCCGGCTAAGCTTATAAAAGATATATCCAGCGCGGATAAGCCGTTAGTGAGAGAGAACCAAGAGACACGTCGTAGTTCCGCGGCGAGGAAAGCCGGAAGATGGTTAGTTTCCACGTTTCGAATCGTCCGTTCGCGACGTTTGTTTCCGCGCGTAGAAAATCGTCCTATCCCTTCGCCCCCCTTCCTCCTCACGCTTTCCTCTCGGTAGTCCGATTAAAAAGACTTTGTCGACTCGCGCGACGGATTACCGGGCCGCTCGGAAAGTGGAACAGAAATTCTCGCGATCGTTGGACGGTGACCGGTGGCCGAGTCCTAGCTGCGAACGCCTAAATATTCGCGGTCCTCCGTCGACGATCTGGTAGAGCAAATTTCCCGTCGgaacggcgaaaaaaaaacgtaaaaaaaaagggaacgtCGACAGAGTCTAATGACGGCGAGTTTCCAGGGGAGCTGATAAAAGTGTCGCGCGCGGGCGCCTCGTGTCGCTCGGAAACTGGGTCGCAGAACTGAGAGTTGTTGTTTCTGTTTCAGGACGAGGAACAAGTGAAAAGTGAGTAGCCGATCGCGGAGACCGGAACCGTGGCCACGTAGAATATAGGATCCGCTTCTTTGGACCGCGCGCTTCATCATCGGTCGCGTCAACAAGTACGGCGTTCCTCCACGGAAGGACGACGAGCGACGGACGGCCGCGAGCTGCGCGAAAATTTGGGTCGCGACCGACGCGTATTTCACGGTGCTAGACGCAACGGGGGCGACTTCAAAGACCGGCCAAACCGCGGCTGCTTGGTCGCTCATTAAGATTtgtcgcggcgacgcgcggccAGACCCGATCGCTGCCAAATCGTGTCGCGGTTCGATTCAACGCCGCGACACCATCCTCGCACCCGGCCGCGTTCCATGGGAGATGCTCCGCGAGTTGCGCAATCGGACTCGCAATCGCAAAATAAACCGCGGATCGACTGGCCCCGGCCCGTTATATTAATACACGCGCCGCTCTCGGgcacgtgtaaataaattctacggCGGCGTCACGACGCCCGCAACGCCGCGGACTACTTTCCTCGGATTTGCGAAATTCCATTCGGTCCGGGACACTAGCCGCTCGCAACTGGTCTTAAACACCTCTGACAGTTATCATAGAGACGAGACACTTTTCTTCTCCAATTGTCTTTTTAATTGGTCGCATTCTCTTTTCATACTTTTTAATTGCTTGcgctttcttttaattattcggtTCTCAATTTCATTCGTCTTCTTGGTATATTTACACTATAACTGAGAAAGCTTGTCCTCGCTGTTAAAATctcaattgtttatttaatagattctaaagaattattttatttttatttcatcttcgTGTCTCGTTTTGCTGATTATAACACGGCGCAGTTACGATTATAATCGCTTGCGTAATAAACCGTAGTTGGAAAATTCATTATTGCACAAgtaactgtaataataattgtgtacGGTGTTAGCTTGTTTAGAATAGCATGACGAACATGATCGTAAGAGTTTCACACGAAATTATcaagaattggaaaaattgtgaTTCGTTTCGATTCGCTTGCATTAAGCGAGGACAAAGGACAATTATCGTAGAAATCTTTTCAGACAGTATttcctttgaaaattaaacCTTTGAGAACAAGTGTCGCCTTAATGATGGCATCAGGAATCTTCGTACATCTTGATCCAGCAATTGCAATCACATAatttgattaacaaaagtGCATAGCAATAGAAAATTATCTGACATTGTTTCCATTATTTAACCCTCCACCGACCAGTTGCCTGCGTCTCGCGGTTGCCATGACAATCTATTATTGACAGATtatcatacaatattttaaacattagatacctttcgcgacgaataaaataaataaataaaaataaaaaataaaataaaataaatacaaattttttaatgctaGCGTTacgttaatataaaaattaccgaTCGGCGACGCGTTAAATTTCTGTCAGATAATCCAGTCTTCTATCgctcgaatgaaaaaaaatcctAGTTAAACCGTCGGAGCCGCAATCTTCTCTCGGCAATGAAGCCGCCGTTCATTTGCCGTGCGAGAGGTTGTACACCGGCGATTGCTTGTGTGTTTTACAGTGCTCAGGAGGGCTTTCTCCATGTTCGACTCGGCGAAGTCGGGCCGGATCGAGAAGGAAAAAGTGAGGACGATCCTGAACACCCTGGGGCACACTTTCGACGATCACGAGCTCGAGGTGATACTGAAGCAGGAGGACGAGGAAGGTGCGTTTATCCGAGGATGCTCTAAATCCGTTTAAGTGATAATCGTTAATCGTCCGTCCGCGAGGATCGGCCGGCGAACAATTTTCCGATCGATGCGGGACGGTTCGATCGCGCCGCCGAACCGTGGCCAAATAATTCATGCCGTAATGAGCGGAGGCTACGAAAGCAAGCCGGACACACACCGACGCGAAAACTTTCCTAAACTTTCGCCGAAGGTAGCCCCCCGGTGGCCGCTCGAGTTTCAATCGATTCCGCGAGCGGCCACGGTTGCCGAGACCGTATACCGGGGGCCGCGTTCGACCGAGCGTCGCCAATCGAAACGGCCCGATATCTCTCGGCCCggccctccccctctctctctctctctctctacattATGGTCTTGGGACTAGATCGAATCAGTGATCCGCGAGATACAGCGCCGACATGATCCGCGCCGCGGGATTTCCTGCGACCGGGCTTTCAAAAAGAAGAATGGCTCCCTACAGGATCTCGCCGGAGATATCCGTGAGGCCGGCTCCTTTTTACCGTGAAAAAGAATTGGGTCGGGGTGGAGAgagcccctctctctctctctctcactctatttctctatctatctcctCGCATACTTTCCGCCCCGTATTCCAGCCCGGTTCACCGTGTATCGACTGCGAGAGTCTGCACCCTCTGGCACGAGTCGCGCGTCAGACGCGGCCGCCGTCAAAGAGCTTTCTCACCCACGCGATCCACGCCGCTGAGAAGATTAAAACCGGTTCACCCGTTAATTTGAAAGCTCGGGTTAGTCGAGCAGAGCCCGACCGGCCCGTCTCGCCCGTTATTAATCCTGCTGACGGTAAAAGGGCTACTACTCCAGTCGTACCCCCCCTCGAGGCacttcatctctctctctctctttctctctctttctctctctctcccctcggCTTGTTAACCAGCCCGCCGATTTACTCGATTTTCACGCTGACCATTTTCTGTTCTTTTCCGCGAAACACTGCATCTTTCTCGCGATCGACAGGGGGATTCATCAAGGGGGCGGTACCGCGAGGGAGGCAATCGGTGCAAAAACAACATAACCTAGTTTGGAAGCGGAAAAGACGGATGAAAGGCTCGCtcattgattttatatgaGGGAATTAAAGTGAACGAAGTTATTTGATATAACTAGATAGTCTGATCGCGGGGaagtgaattattatttaaatgcaataatCGATCATTGGATGTTATTGTCGAAGCAGAGGTATATCGTATtaacgtataaattatatcgtatAAGCGTATAAATTGTACCGTAAATTCATAAACCTTTTAGAAAGAATTCCTGTTTCTTACAGTAAAAAGGGTTAGCATACACAAAAAACTGTAACCTATTGTCGACGAATTGTTGATTTTATCTGGACATATTGATCATTATACTTGTCTTTTCATTTGAAAGCAAGAACTACTTGCGaccaatatttataaaatactaccaatatttctaaatattttctcaatattttcaacaccctcgttttgttaattttgcaaaatgattTCATCGGAATTAAAACATTCTCGCACCGAATGCCTCGATCCTATAGTATGACGAGCACTGAATCAAAGTACGCGAGCAAAGTGCGCGAGTTTCCACGAAGACCGTTCGCGAGTCATATTTCTGTGTCGGAAGGGGTTAAAGGTGGCTCGTGCGGCTCGGAATTACCGGGTCCGCAGTTCCGCCGCGACACGTATAGCGTTTCCTAAGAAACGCGGATCGAACCGCTCTAGTCCGGCGCTCGCAGATCGGTTAGGCCCGAGGGTGGAGCGTTTAAGGGTGACGTTGATCTGTGACACGTCCAGCCGGAATTAGCGTAAACCCTCGGAGTCGCCTCTCGGAACCGAGACGaccttctccctctctctctgtctctctctctctctctcttgctttctctctcgcgcgacgTTGTTGTCGGGTCGCTTTGTCGAGTTGCATTATTATGCAGATATTGTCCTGGTCGCACGCCGATCGAAACTCTCTTCCCGTATTCCGGTCAGCGCCGACACGGATCCAGCTATCCAACGAAGAGAGTCGAATGGATCGGTGCCCTGCTCGCCACAGTCCATCGTTTTCCATCCGACGATCCCTTTCCCGACCGCGTGTCCTCCGTTATAAATTTGGAATTTCTTCGTTGCGTAAACCGGATCGCTTGGAACGCTACCAAGTATATTGTCCTCCTACTGTTTTCCCGTCGGTGAAAAACCGACGAGCCGCGAAAGGGAAACGGGAGAAGCAGCCGAACGGGAGTTGTTTACGTCGACCGGCTGCGTTTATCGcgaccaaaattattttagcgttaTTAGTGGACGGGGATCGCGGGGTAGCAGGTCGTTGAATTCGCCTTGGCCCCAGCTATAACATTactaaatcaaaaatatatattcatattatgatattatatattttatattcatattatcgtattcatattatatatattattcataaataactttaatCATTTGCAGCGAATATTCAGTTACTGTAGAGATTATTGTAGAGACATTTTCTTGTCACatgattttgtaatataattataatttgccTTAATTATTTAGGATTTACAAGtgcgaagaattaattaatccttgGCACTTTGAGctactttaattataaatctgaaataatttctctggcttataatgtttccattttgtacagcgaattttatgtatacaaaattgatatattccaacagttttactttaaataattttttcgatataaattttgttagtatgaaaattattttaggacgtgatagaacaattttagcgatGTCTCAgaatttcatacgaatttCCACTCCTTGTTATTAGCGTAATGCCTCCGagcatataattatttaaaatggctGGTATTTAGGATTTCGAATCTTCGAAGTATTatcgatgaataaaaaaatttattttggtcACGATAAACATGTAGGCCACTGTGCGCAAGCTTAATCCCCCCTCTCGCCCTATAGTGGATTCTAATCGCGGCCGGTTTGATTTTCAGGCAGCggcaaattgaatttcgacTCGTTCTACCGGGTGGCGTCCCACTTCCAAGAGGAGGACGACGAGGCGCTGCAGAAGGAGCTGAAGGAGGCTTTCAGACTGTACGACAAGGAGGGGAACGGATATATTCCCACCAGCTCGCTGAGAGAGATCCTGGCCGCCCTCGACGATCAGATAACGCCCGATCAAATGGACGGCATGATCGCTGAAATTGATACCGACGGATCCGGCACTGTTGACTTTGACGGTAGAGCTATCTTTTTCCCCCCGCCTTGCGGATCTCGCTTTCGTATCCTCGCCTCGATATCGCCGAGCCCGGGAACAAACAACCGGGAATCCCACGCTCCTTTCGCGCGCGTCGAGCAATCGAAATAAGGCGCGTCggtttttgaaatttccaaGCGGCCGCGCGGGCTGCTTCTTGATTAAACCACGAACGTCTTAATACCGGTCTTTGAAAGTCTCCTCTGAAAAAGCTCGGTGGCTCGGGCATAAAAGGGCAAGGACGACCTACTTGCGCCGCAGGAGAGAAACATTCGTCGCGGAATTGAAAAGggtggcgcgcgcggcccccgtAATCTTCAGGATCTCTTGGTCGATCCCGGCTAGGGTAGCGAGCGTAATAGCTCCGTCGCGGAATAGCCGGAACCGGGCCCCCTAATTGCGTCTGCTTTCTTTCATCCCGCAGAGTTCATGGAAATGATGACCGGCGATTAAACGCGGGAAAGACTGGGAACGCCACGtggggagagagcgagacaggggaaggagaggaagagaagaacCTTGCATTTTCCATTCTACTTCTACGGAACCGGCTTCGATCGACTGCAGCAGTGAAAGCGACGACTCGCAACGGCTCGCGGCGGATCGAAGCagcggggggggggcggtACTTCGTTTCATTTGTACATTTGTTTGCGCGCCACACACGTTTGTAACGACGCCGTCGATTAAGCACACCGATTAAACGTCATCTTGACCGATCCCGGTCCTTTCATTCACCGAAAAGTAGACCCCGCCGCGAGATTAACGGCCGGCCATCGATCGAGGCTTACGAACCGGCACGACGTAAGTTATGGCCGCCCGGCCCCGGAATCGGCGGCCGACCATTATTCTCGCAGTCGCGTGATCAATTCGACGACAAGCGACCCGTGTCCCCTTGCCGCTCGCCGGAAGCTGCGCGATCCAGCGCGAATCAATCCGACCGCGATACCGCGCCGTGGATCGGCCCTAATGATCTCGGCTCGGATGTCCGTCCTGTTCCGGCGGGCCTCGCTCGTTCCTCGCGCTCGATCGCCTGTCACTCGATCGCGTCGCGATACAGGGAAGTTCCATATGGGATATTAATCGAGGATCACCGATGAACCGCGCGCGGTGGGTGCAGGTCGCGCGGGGCGCGGTGGCAGGTGTCCTGATTCCGCGAAGGCCACCGATTCGATCAACCCCGGGCATCGACTCGCGCGGCTTGGTTCGAGGCTGGCCTCACTGTAGTTTGTCGATACGTCGATAGACAGTGACACCGTTTAACGTGGCGGACGCGTTAACTGAAACCGTCGACGTATTTTTGCCACCTTTGACCCTCACCTATTTTTCGAAACTTACAATGGGAGCGGCGCGAAAGAAATCTGCGATCTTTCTGGACAGAACTTCCGGCCAAAACTGTATCGTAAGGGGGTCAAAACTTTACGTGCGATGTTTCTTCATCGTGGACATAACAGTTTGGTTGATTTTTCTATCAAGTAACTATACATATGACAGCGTC encodes:
- the Tpnciib gene encoding troponin C type IIb produces the protein MDEEQVKMLRRAFSMFDSAKSGRIEKEKVRTILNTLGHTFDDHELEVILKQEDEEGSGKLNFDSFYRVASHFQEEDDEALQKELKEAFRLYDKEGNGYIPTSSLREILAALDDQITPDQMDGMIAEIDTDGSGTVDFDEFMEMMTGD